A genome region from Leptospiraceae bacterium includes the following:
- a CDS encoding Cache 3/Cache 2 fusion domain-containing protein, which yields MTDSSANKNTGFLSKAIKKFNEYSFEIIFFSLTFLVISVMAVTAFTYYKNSRAILSLTEDLIDQINNRVIQKTTSYLFTAVDMTELSSKVAGEGAKSLLENQGLNSLMINILILHPQLTMFNIGNEQGDFLQQKRMSDGTIATKTINRSQKEPVVKWKYRNDLGQIIKEETVKETYDPRERPWYKGAKEKNSLFWSDVYIFSTGKIPGITASAPVRGNKGELMGIFGLDIPLIEISNFLEDLRKEIQDKKFGKTAIAFIVNSKGDLVAYPDISQPMIKEGEDKFRSRKVSELEENLPIVKESYKHFSETRESKFTIEVENKRYIASYKKFPNTFEKDWTIGLVVPEDDYIGAIKETNKLMLTISIVILGIAMGLALILNRIKKALNARNQFIKNTFGRYLSDDVVTSILESPKGTSLGGEKREVTIMMTDLRGFTSISERLSAEKCVNMINNYLDVMTDVILKHQGTIDEFIGDAILVIFGAPILREDDAARAVACALEMQLAMKTVNEKNRQDDLPEVVMGIGLNTGEIVVGNIGSHKRTKYGVVGSNVNLTSRIESYTVGGQTLVSARTLEACGGIVRVDDQFEVMPKGVKNPISIYEVGGIGGEYNIYLPEKKEVILHPIKKKIQFLFTILAGKHASTDVHVGYITKMNGKEAEIEAPISVEKLNNVKVALADENGKEIANDLYAKVTRNISESPKVVFRVNFTSVPTEVENVFKEIQK from the coding sequence ATGACAGACAGTAGCGCAAATAAAAATACAGGTTTCCTTTCAAAGGCTATCAAAAAGTTTAACGAGTATAGTTTTGAAATTATATTCTTTAGCCTTACATTTCTAGTAATTTCAGTAATGGCAGTAACAGCCTTCACCTATTACAAAAATTCTCGAGCAATACTGTCATTGACAGAAGATTTAATTGATCAAATCAACAACCGTGTAATTCAGAAAACGACAAGTTATCTTTTCACCGCAGTCGATATGACAGAACTTTCGTCTAAAGTTGCTGGTGAAGGTGCAAAGTCTCTTTTAGAGAACCAAGGTCTAAATTCTCTTATGATCAATATTCTAATTCTGCATCCGCAGTTAACAATGTTTAACATTGGTAACGAACAAGGAGATTTCCTTCAGCAAAAGCGAATGAGTGATGGAACTATCGCTACGAAGACTATCAATCGTTCCCAAAAAGAACCAGTTGTAAAATGGAAATACCGAAATGACCTAGGACAAATTATTAAAGAAGAAACCGTCAAAGAAACTTACGATCCAAGAGAGAGACCTTGGTACAAGGGAGCAAAAGAAAAAAATAGCTTATTTTGGAGTGATGTATATATTTTTAGCACTGGGAAAATTCCTGGAATCACAGCCTCTGCACCTGTTCGTGGAAATAAAGGTGAGTTAATGGGGATTTTCGGTTTAGACATTCCATTAATCGAAATTTCTAACTTCTTAGAAGATTTACGAAAAGAAATCCAAGATAAAAAATTCGGAAAAACCGCCATTGCCTTTATTGTAAATTCCAAAGGTGATCTTGTGGCTTATCCCGATATTTCCCAACCGATGATAAAAGAAGGAGAAGATAAATTTCGATCTAGAAAAGTTTCGGAATTAGAAGAAAATCTGCCAATAGTAAAAGAATCTTATAAACATTTTTCTGAAACGAGAGAATCTAAATTTACTATTGAAGTAGAAAATAAAAGATATATCGCTTCCTACAAAAAATTTCCAAATACTTTTGAGAAAGATTGGACCATTGGCCTTGTTGTTCCAGAAGACGACTACATCGGTGCCATTAAAGAAACAAATAAACTTATGCTAACTATCTCCATTGTGATTTTAGGAATCGCAATGGGACTTGCTCTTATCCTCAATCGAATCAAAAAAGCATTAAATGCTAGAAATCAATTCATTAAAAATACATTCGGTCGGTATTTGTCAGATGACGTAGTAACAAGTATCTTAGAATCACCAAAAGGAACTTCTTTAGGTGGTGAAAAACGAGAGGTTACTATCATGATGACCGACTTACGCGGATTTACCTCTATTAGTGAAAGGCTTTCTGCTGAAAAATGCGTTAACATGATTAATAATTACCTAGACGTAATGACAGATGTAATTTTGAAACACCAAGGAACGATAGACGAATTCATAGGAGATGCAATCCTTGTTATCTTCGGAGCACCAATTCTAAGAGAAGACGATGCCGCTCGAGCCGTAGCTTGTGCGTTGGAAATGCAACTTGCGATGAAAACCGTAAACGAAAAAAACAGACAAGATGATCTCCCAGAAGTAGTTATGGGAATTGGTCTTAATACAGGAGAAATCGTAGTTGGAAATATTGGTTCTCACAAAAGAACAAAATACGGTGTTGTAGGAAGTAACGTAAATCTAACTTCCAGAATTGAATCCTACACTGTCGGGGGACAAACATTAGTATCCGCTCGAACTTTAGAAGCCTGCGGTGGAATCGTAAGAGTAGACGACCAATTTGAAGTAATGCCAAAAGGAGTTAAAAACCCAATTTCGATTTACGAAGTCGGCGGAATTGGTGGGGAATATAATATCTATTTACCTGAGAAAAAAGAAGTAATTCTCCACCCTATCAAAAAGAAAATTCAATTCCTATTCACCATCCTCGCCGGAAAACATGCAAGTACAGATGTCCACGTTGGATATATAACTAAGATGAACGGGAAAGAAGCCGAAATCGAAGCCCCTATTTCAGTCGAAAAACTAAACAACGTCAAAGTAGCATTAGCCGACGAAAACGGAAAAGAAATCGCAAACGATCTTTACGCAAAAGTCACTAGAAATATTTCTGAATCACCTAAAGTAGTTTTTCGTGTGAATTTCACTTCCGTTCCGACTGAAGTGGAAAATGTATTTAAGGAAATACAGAAGTAA